Proteins encoded by one window of Winogradskyella sp. PG-2:
- a CDS encoding T9SS type B sorting domain-containing protein, protein MKKIGLIFLLLVTCFVSFGQNEASYWYFGQNAGLRFDAQAGTVNAVTDGQINTLEGCTSISDADGNLLFYSDGSTVWNRNHQIMVNGTGLKGDDSSTSSGLIVPKPQDSDFYYIFTVDEPHHFNTANFPNETANDGVNDGLTYSRINILDDNGLGAVDAVEKNIPLVTYDTSDPLQVDTKCSEKITAVKADDCSSFWLITHFADTFYAFKIDENGVDSTPVTSVVIPYIPVEGYRRNALGYLKASPDGTKLISANFGESAALGENSGGSINLYDFNNDTGVVSNSLELYSAQNNNSPYGVEFSAENRKVYATVGAGAAGGGQSQILQWNLESSDIPNSIQVIHTSNTISAGALQLGIDRRIYRAQVSFQDFNNTGRYVGVINNPEADGLATNYDEQGVLVDVNGFAQNLSKIGLPPFIQSLFNSQTDIIRNGISTTELKLCTGDTYTLQAEEITGADYVWSFEGTPLTETSDQLLIDTPGFYEVYIEPNNGDCPIEGSAVVGVYEIPVANPLTDIEVCDDANNDGLFSFDFTNKNAEALLAQDPNSNNVRYFETPDDANAGENEILFPYSNISNPQTIHVRVDNVSNPNCFDINTFQLEVFNTPQIVQLNTIEFCDNVGDIMDGFAIIELGDLIPTIRGSQDEIETSITFHSTEDNADTNTSPLPLSYTNSTAFNETIFVRIENTTNTTCYSIGSFEVIINDAPEANNITILQCDEDGIPEGFTTFNINQNLEEIIGNNTDRSVEFYISQTDAVNQEDAINGDTFDNFFNPQIIYARVTNTLTGCVNISEVSLEVSTTASNNANLFLCDDGMEDGFATFNLADSNAVVLAGAPVTLDVQYFETYNDALLETNPIATSYTNTAPYNQTVYARVENANACFGISEIELTVFELPNIETQFETLYCLNSFPQTIVLDGGVINDSPSNYSYQWSTGEDTATIEVDAPGSYTVRIFNTNGCFKDRTITVLASNIATITNIEVIDTSQNNSITVFVSGEGDYEYAIDNSNGPYQDSNVFEDIQPGLYTIYVRDKNNCGITEDLVSVIGFPKFFTPNNDGDFDFWQVYGINNQFQANSSIIIFDRQGKLLAELDPLGPGWDGTYNGAKMPTSDYWFKVQLEDGRTFTSHFTLKR, encoded by the coding sequence ATGAAAAAGATTGGTCTAATCTTTCTATTACTTGTTACGTGTTTTGTTTCGTTTGGGCAAAACGAAGCATCGTACTGGTATTTTGGGCAAAATGCTGGCTTGCGCTTTGATGCTCAGGCCGGAACTGTAAATGCGGTTACTGATGGACAAATTAATACCTTAGAAGGGTGTACCTCTATTTCTGATGCTGATGGCAATTTATTGTTTTACTCGGATGGAAGTACTGTTTGGAATAGAAATCATCAGATTATGGTAAATGGAACTGGCCTCAAAGGGGATGATTCTAGTACCTCGTCTGGTCTAATTGTACCTAAACCACAAGATTCTGATTTCTATTACATATTTACAGTAGATGAACCTCATCATTTTAACACAGCAAATTTCCCAAATGAGACTGCAAATGATGGCGTGAACGATGGTCTAACTTACTCTAGAATTAATATTCTAGATGATAACGGTTTGGGAGCAGTTGACGCTGTAGAAAAGAATATCCCTTTAGTTACTTATGACACATCTGATCCTCTTCAAGTTGATACAAAATGTTCAGAAAAAATAACAGCTGTTAAAGCAGATGATTGCTCATCATTCTGGCTAATTACTCACTTTGCCGATACTTTTTATGCTTTTAAAATTGATGAAAATGGTGTGGATTCAACACCTGTAACATCAGTAGTTATACCTTACATACCAGTTGAAGGATACAGACGTAATGCCTTAGGATACTTAAAAGCTTCTCCTGATGGTACAAAACTTATATCTGCAAACTTTGGAGAGTCAGCAGCCCTTGGCGAAAACTCAGGTGGTAGTATTAACTTATATGATTTTAATAACGATACAGGTGTCGTTTCTAATAGTTTAGAGCTTTATAGTGCTCAAAACAATAACAGTCCTTATGGCGTAGAATTCTCAGCAGAAAATAGAAAAGTCTATGCCACTGTTGGTGCTGGTGCAGCTGGTGGTGGTCAAAGCCAAATACTACAATGGAATTTGGAAAGCTCAGACATACCTAATTCAATACAGGTTATACACACATCTAATACAATAAGTGCAGGAGCATTGCAATTGGGAATAGATCGACGTATATACAGGGCACAAGTGAGTTTTCAAGATTTTAATAATACTGGACGTTATGTAGGAGTTATAAATAATCCCGAAGCTGATGGTTTAGCTACTAATTATGATGAACAGGGTGTCCTAGTAGACGTAAATGGTTTTGCTCAAAACCTAAGTAAAATTGGTTTACCCCCTTTTATACAATCTTTATTTAATTCTCAAACCGATATTATTAGAAATGGGATTAGTACCACAGAATTAAAACTTTGTACAGGAGATACATACACACTACAAGCTGAAGAGATTACTGGTGCAGATTATGTATGGTCTTTTGAAGGTACACCATTAACAGAAACATCTGATCAATTATTGATAGATACTCCAGGTTTTTACGAAGTATATATAGAACCCAATAATGGCGATTGTCCAATTGAAGGTAGTGCCGTAGTAGGTGTTTATGAAATCCCTGTCGCTAATCCGTTAACTGATATCGAGGTCTGTGATGATGCTAATAATGATGGATTATTCAGTTTTGATTTTACAAACAAAAACGCAGAAGCTTTATTAGCTCAAGATCCAAATAGTAATAATGTACGCTACTTTGAAACACCAGATGATGCTAATGCTGGTGAAAATGAAATTTTATTCCCTTATTCTAATATTAGTAATCCTCAAACGATTCATGTGCGTGTAGACAATGTTAGTAATCCTAATTGTTTTGATATAAATACATTTCAACTCGAAGTCTTCAATACTCCACAAATTGTACAATTAAACACTATTGAGTTTTGTGATAATGTTGGAGACATTATGGATGGTTTTGCTATAATAGAATTAGGAGACCTTATTCCAACGATTCGAGGATCTCAAGATGAAATTGAAACTAGTATAACATTTCATTCTACAGAAGATAATGCAGATACAAATACAAGCCCTCTGCCTTTAAGTTATACAAATAGTACAGCTTTTAATGAAACTATTTTTGTTAGAATTGAAAATACTACGAATACAACATGTTATAGTATTGGAAGCTTTGAGGTTATTATAAATGATGCACCAGAAGCTAACAATATAACCATTTTACAATGTGATGAAGATGGTATACCAGAAGGGTTTACAACCTTTAACATCAATCAAAATTTAGAAGAGATTATTGGTAATAATACGGATAGAAGTGTAGAATTTTATATTTCTCAAACTGATGCCGTAAACCAAGAGGATGCCATTAATGGTGATACTTTTGACAACTTTTTTAATCCTCAAATCATCTATGCAAGAGTTACTAATACACTAACAGGTTGTGTAAACATTAGTGAAGTATCCTTGGAAGTAAGTACAACTGCATCTAACAATGCTAATCTATTCTTATGTGATGATGGCATGGAAGATGGATTTGCAACTTTTAATCTTGCAGATTCTAATGCTGTTGTATTAGCTGGTGCACCTGTTACTTTAGATGTTCAATATTTTGAAACTTATAATGATGCTTTGTTGGAAACTAACCCAATCGCAACATCCTATACAAATACTGCACCTTACAATCAAACTGTATATGCAAGAGTTGAAAACGCTAATGCATGTTTTGGTATTAGCGAAATTGAACTCACTGTTTTTGAATTGCCAAATATTGAAACGCAATTTGAAACGCTCTATTGTTTAAATTCATTTCCGCAAACTATAGTTTTAGATGGAGGTGTTATTAATGATTCACCTAGTAATTATAGTTACCAATGGTCCACTGGTGAAGACACTGCCACAATAGAGGTTGATGCACCTGGATCCTACACGGTAAGAATATTTAATACAAATGGTTGTTTTAAAGATAGAACCATTACTGTTTTGGCTTCTAATATTGCTACAATAACAAATATTGAAGTTATAGATACTTCACAAAATAATTCTATAACCGTTTTTGTGTCTGGAGAAGGTGACTATGAATATGCAATAGATAATAGTAATGGTCCTTATCAAGATAGCAATGTGTTTGAAGATATACAACCAGGACTTTATACCATTTATGTGCGTGATAAAAACAATTGTGGTATCACTGAAGATTTAGTCTCAGTAATTGGATTTCCTAAGTTTTTTACACCAAACAATGACGGTGATTTTGACTTTTGGCAGGTCTATGGCATTAACAATCAATTTCAAGCAAATTCCTCTATTATCATCTTTGATCGCCAAGGCAAACTTTTAGCTGAGCTGGATCCTCTAGGACCAGGTTGGGATGGCACTTATAATGGTGCTAAAATGCCAACAAGCGATTACTGGTTTAAAGTTCAACTCGAAGATGGTAGAACTTTTACGAGTCATTTTACACTCAAACGATGA
- a CDS encoding T9SS type B sorting domain-containing protein → MNINLNLFSKPTIVFNVLLWLFLSGYAQQPYDCVNAVTVCGNSSFSLDVNGIGTQELSGSNTCQSQENNSIWLQVTMATSGTLGFTLTPGSTSINEDYDFFVFGPNVDCGNIGQAIRCSTTNPAAAAQGNNLTGMNSTSTEVNEGPGPNGDSFVSDIDVLAGETYFIVIDRPIGNSPFSLEWTGTASFPDNPSNPLLGNPSATTLPDLDLCDGLLLFNDNITEIDLTDLTQAIINDESDVAVTYYASESDANIKVNPLGNIFNNTTPSQTIHVRIENTTTDCFILNRFDINVTALENFNIPTDYEVCDDDIDGDDQNGLTTFDFDVKTQEITNGILGANYNISYHISQADAEAATAPLPTNYTNTAPTTPTEIFVRIEDLDSSCVGFVSFNIIVATKPIANDVSILQCDEDGIPEGFTTFNINQIVDDITDNDPNSTVEYYLSQVNAENQEDAINGDAFDNFFNPQIIYARVTNTLTGCINISEVSLEVSTTASNNANLFLCDDDGMEDGFATFNLADSNAVVLAGAPVTLDVQYFETYNDALVETNPIATSYTNTAPYNQTVYARVENANACFGISEIELTVFELPNIETQFETLYCLNSFPQTIVLDGGVINDSPSNYSYQWSTGEDTATIEVDAPGSYTVRIFNTNGCFKDRTITVLASNIATITNIEVIDTSQNNSITVFVSGEGDYEYAIDNSNGPYQDSNVFEDIQPGLYTIYVRDKNNCGITEDLVSVIGFPKFFTPNNDGDFDFWQVYGINNQFQANSSIIIFDRQGKLLAELDPLGPGWDGTYNGAKMPTSDYWFKVQLEDGRTFTSHFTLKR, encoded by the coding sequence ATGAACATAAACCTAAATCTTTTTTCTAAACCTACTATAGTATTCAATGTCTTACTATGGCTATTTTTATCGGGTTATGCTCAACAACCTTATGACTGTGTAAATGCAGTTACCGTTTGTGGAAATTCTAGTTTTAGCTTAGATGTTAATGGTATAGGTACGCAGGAATTATCAGGTTCTAACACTTGTCAAAGTCAAGAAAATAACAGTATTTGGTTGCAAGTGACTATGGCAACTTCTGGCACTTTAGGTTTCACATTAACACCTGGTAGCACAAGTATTAATGAGGACTATGATTTCTTCGTCTTTGGACCAAATGTAGATTGTGGTAATATTGGGCAAGCCATTCGCTGTTCTACTACAAATCCAGCTGCTGCTGCACAAGGCAATAATTTAACAGGTATGAATTCTACCTCAACAGAAGTTAATGAAGGTCCAGGACCTAATGGTGATAGCTTTGTTAGTGATATTGATGTACTTGCTGGTGAAACCTATTTTATAGTTATTGATAGACCTATTGGTAATAGTCCTTTTTCTTTAGAATGGACTGGTACTGCTTCGTTTCCTGATAATCCTTCCAACCCTTTATTAGGAAACCCCTCTGCTACTACTTTACCTGATTTAGATCTTTGTGACGGATTATTACTATTTAATGACAATATAACTGAAATTGACCTTACAGATTTAACTCAAGCCATCATAAATGATGAAAGTGATGTTGCTGTAACTTATTATGCTTCTGAAAGTGATGCCAATATTAAAGTGAATCCTTTAGGAAATATATTTAATAATACTACACCTTCTCAAACTATCCATGTGAGAATAGAAAATACGACAACAGATTGTTTTATTCTTAACAGATTTGATATTAATGTTACTGCTCTAGAAAATTTTAATATACCAACCGATTATGAAGTTTGTGATGATGATATTGATGGAGATGATCAAAACGGTTTGACAACTTTTGATTTTGATGTTAAAACACAAGAAATTACAAATGGTATTCTTGGAGCAAACTATAATATCTCATACCATATAAGCCAAGCAGATGCAGAAGCAGCTACTGCTCCACTCCCAACAAATTATACAAATACAGCACCAACAACTCCTACAGAGATATTTGTACGTATTGAAGATTTAGATTCAAGTTGTGTTGGTTTTGTATCCTTTAATATTATTGTAGCAACAAAACCAATAGCCAATGATGTTTCTATTTTACAATGCGATGAGGACGGCATACCAGAAGGATTTACAACCTTTAATATTAATCAAATTGTAGATGACATTACGGATAATGACCCAAACTCTACAGTAGAATATTACCTTTCACAAGTAAATGCCGAAAACCAAGAGGATGCCATTAATGGTGATGCTTTTGACAACTTTTTTAATCCTCAAATCATCTATGCAAGAGTTACTAATACACTAACAGGTTGTATAAACATTAGTGAAGTATCCTTGGAAGTAAGTACAACTGCATCTAACAATGCTAATCTATTCTTATGTGATGATGATGGCATGGAAGATGGATTTGCAACTTTTAATCTTGCAGATTCTAATGCTGTTGTATTAGCTGGTGCACCTGTTACTTTAGATGTTCAATATTTTGAAACTTATAATGATGCTTTGGTGGAAACTAACCCAATCGCAACATCCTATACAAATACTGCACCTTACAATCAAACTGTATATGCAAGAGTTGAAAACGCTAATGCATGTTTTGGTATTAGCGAAATTGAACTCACTGTTTTTGAATTGCCAAATATTGAAACGCAATTTGAAACGCTCTATTGTTTAAATTCATTTCCGCAAACTATAGTTTTAGATGGAGGTGTTATTAATGATTCACCTAGTAATTATAGTTACCAATGGTCCACTGGTGAAGACACTGCCACAATAGAGGTTGATGCACCTGGATCCTACACGGTAAGAATATTTAATACAAATGGTTGTTTTAAAGATAGAACCATTACTGTTTTGGCTTCTAATATTGCTACAATAACAAATATTGAAGTTATAGATACTTCACAAAATAATTCTATAACCGTTTTTGTGTCTGGAGAAGGTGACTATGAATATGCAATAGATAATAGTAATGGTCCTTATCAAGATAGCAATGTATTTGAAGATATACAACCAGGACTTTATACCATTTATGTGCGTGATAAAAACAATTGTGGTATCACTGAAGATTTAGTCTCAGTAATTGGATTTCCTAAGTTTTTTACACCAAACAATGACGGTGATTTTGACTTTTGGCAGGTCTATGGCATTAACAATCAATTTCAAGCAAATTCCTCTATTATCATCTTTGATCGCCAAGGCAAACTTTTAGCTGAGCTGGATCCTCTAGGACCAGGTTGGGATGGCACTTATAATGGTGCTAAAATGCCAACAAGCGATTACTGGTTTAAAGTTCAACTCGAAGATGGTAGAACTTTTACGAGTCACTTTACTTTGAAACGCTAA
- a CDS encoding T9SS C-terminal target domain-containing protein: MKKALYILYILLFSATIPLIAQDVSLFQQFNGRYDYTAIGNTLNTVENGPSASCAILSSSSSDLNLNASQNIAAAYLYWAGSGTGDFDITLNGIAVSAERTFSDALDTQRVFFAAFADVTTIITSQGNTTYTVSDFDLTSIIGPYCASGTNFGGWAITIVYEDDTLPLNQLNVYDGLQSVPSFLSITLDNLNVLDNEDAKIGFVAWEGDRALAVNESLTINGNVISNFPLNPANNAFNGTNSFTGATNLYNMDIDVYNIQDNINIGDTSATITLTSGQDYVMINNIITVLNSQLPDATIVIDNNIVNCGDNDIELFYTISNFNSTEILPSNTPIAFYLDGILIGQSLTLNTIAIGSSESNSIVVTVPETTNPNFTIVANVDDDGTMSGIVTETNETNNTTSVAIELLVIPDIVVLPNLIGCNEGFEKSTYNLYNALESLNYNEDDISFFLSIEDLQTQSNEISIPTSYNNSSNPETIYVRLISPPCYEIFQFDLTIENCPPYIPRGFSPNDDGYNDWFNIQGLYDIFTEHQLKIYNRYGDVIFEGNNDKRWYGLINRGLNNHGESAPVGTYYYILNLNDPNYQPSVGWVYVNY; encoded by the coding sequence TTGAAAAAAGCACTGTACATATTATACATTCTATTGTTTAGTGCAACAATCCCTCTAATTGCGCAAGATGTGTCCTTATTTCAACAATTTAACGGACGTTATGATTATACAGCTATTGGTAATACTCTAAATACAGTTGAAAATGGACCATCTGCCTCATGCGCCATTCTATCCTCATCTTCTTCAGATTTAAATCTTAATGCAAGTCAAAATATAGCTGCTGCTTATCTCTATTGGGCTGGTTCTGGCACTGGCGATTTTGATATTACTTTAAACGGCATCGCAGTATCAGCTGAACGCACTTTTAGTGATGCTTTAGATACGCAACGTGTCTTTTTTGCTGCGTTTGCGGATGTCACTACGATTATCACAAGTCAAGGTAATACTACTTATACAGTTTCAGATTTTGATTTAACTTCTATAATTGGACCTTACTGTGCTAGTGGAACCAACTTTGGAGGTTGGGCAATTACTATTGTGTATGAAGATGATACATTACCACTTAATCAACTCAATGTTTATGATGGTTTACAAAGTGTGCCTTCTTTCTTAAGTATCACACTAGATAATCTAAACGTTCTAGACAACGAAGATGCAAAAATTGGTTTTGTAGCTTGGGAAGGTGATCGCGCTTTAGCTGTTAATGAATCATTGACTATAAACGGAAATGTGATTAGTAATTTTCCTTTAAACCCAGCAAATAATGCCTTTAATGGTACAAATTCGTTTACAGGTGCTACGAATTTATATAATATGGATATTGATGTTTATAATATTCAGGATAATATCAATATAGGTGATACTTCAGCAACCATTACACTCACTTCTGGACAAGATTATGTAATGATTAATAACATAATTACTGTACTTAATAGTCAATTACCAGATGCTACTATCGTAATTGATAATAATATTGTGAATTGTGGTGATAATGACATTGAGCTTTTTTATACTATAAGTAATTTTAATAGTACAGAAATACTTCCTTCAAATACTCCTATAGCATTTTATTTAGATGGTATTTTAATTGGCCAAAGTTTAACTTTAAACACAATTGCTATTGGTAGTAGTGAAAGCAACTCAATTGTAGTTACAGTGCCAGAAACTACAAATCCAAACTTTACTATAGTTGCCAATGTAGATGATGATGGCACTATGAGCGGAATTGTAACAGAAACCAATGAGACTAATAATACAACCTCAGTTGCTATTGAATTACTTGTAATTCCTGATATTGTAGTGCTCCCAAATTTGATAGGTTGTAATGAAGGTTTCGAAAAGTCTACCTATAACTTATATAATGCACTTGAAAGTCTAAATTATAACGAAGATGATATTTCTTTTTTCCTATCTATTGAGGACCTTCAAACACAGTCCAATGAAATTTCAATTCCAACCAGTTACAATAACTCATCTAACCCTGAGACTATTTATGTAAGACTAATAAGTCCTCCTTGTTATGAAATTTTTCAATTCGATTTAACAATAGAAAATTGCCCTCCTTATATACCACGAGGGTTTTCACCAAATGATGACGGTTATAACGATTGGTTTAATATACAAGGTCTTTATGATATTTTTACAGAACATCAATTAAAGATTTATAATCGTTATGGTGATGTTATTTTTGAAGGCAACAACGATAAACGCTGGTATGGTCTTATTAACAGAGGATTAAACAATCATGGGGAATCTGCACCTGTAGGTACTTATTATTACATTCTTAATCTTAATGACCCAAATTATCAGCCATCAGTTGGCTGGGTTTATGTAAATTACTAA